The Saccharomyces mikatae IFO 1815 strain IFO1815 genome assembly, chromosome: 13 genome has a segment encoding these proteins:
- the NAB6 gene encoding Nab6p (similar to Saccharomyces cerevisiae NAB6 (YML117W); ancestral locus Anc_8.844): MSNQNQRKPVANYAYRQQQDYNGMNAMVGNPIIYHPVDFINGAGQYGPSQHPAYYSNSPLPNIPPTPFDTAYGASLLPSHLLMGSPFVSSPNMQGGYSPARSSNFKRKAYSRPVSNHNNYNGNNNSNQNNNNNGMVTPSNYYRIERNSFSRNNNSTRNSTHNNKGCDNRNSSGRRTSTRNNIFDDISSELLLQRPFRINYKILPTGDDAYRTRSLLIENVDRSTDLHSIVKNFVKSNTLESTYIIGNEKSDDLKDEQTSNLSILISFLTRSDCLNFYNNILQRLSEFKTFLKSESLNLKFVCLNYDFKCLSTFIEDDALTENVEQIDITNDSSMISASLHHDLENKDATRSIIVEFKSPLKSTELFNKKLQFLDRSNNKRYILESIDIVNTDVPSNQFPENYAVLTFLNIFMAIEVLDYLKKYSKKLGISKCFYVSLAPLVISSTRSSVANIYEIKTSTHRLSVPSVPVENNNDNNNSNNHKSNISDANTHNSNNSTRASLYGNSNVSLASLPSSVSLNEEIDILTTKLQGIQLDGTDLEINYHDYQTPTVHEHSTHLSNVKISKTVENSRQFPHDIPSPLPLNERMFMNDSNHSNGSIVPQQLMATPSPVSSTIQMNQRVLPNPITQSLEQNFNVSAKVASSMGSDVGNRTIYIGNINPRSRAEDICNVVRGGILQSIKYMPEKRICFVTFIEAPSAVQFYANSFIDPIVLHGNMLRVGWGHYSGPLPKSISLAVTIGASRNVYVSLPEFAFKEKFIHDPQYKKLHETLSLPDAEQLREDFSTYGDIEQINYLSDSHCCWINFMNISSAISLVEEMNKESTAHNEDGEMTHKTATEKKFGGRYEGLLINYGKDRCGNINKNLVAGKNSRFYKKVKRPSYNIRLSKLEERRRQNENDKKERAFDKALNLESLGISLDSHKDIGIGEIENKNCIGREIENEAEAVNRSNETVGIGGLGLGVASSEVNRAASDETDYEDLFNKSSGSSDSSSDIEVIMHSPSDPEYALKSQTLRSSSQTVINSKRPVKAEDEEDAVEISQFNHKSSLRHAPPRAPSTLSYNRSKKNETPIRDIVPNGETTSNRKKNRGSFPRHRTIPGSDVMAQYLAQVQHSTFMYAANILGASAEDNTHTEE, from the coding sequence ATGTCTAAccaaaatcaaagaaaaccCGTTGCGAATTACGCATACCGTCAGCAGCAAGACTATAATGGGATGAACGCCATGGTGGGAAATCCGATTATATATCATCCTGTAGACTTCATCAACGGTGCAGGTCAATATGGACCCTCTCAACATCCAGCCTATTACTCCAACTCACCATTGCCTAATATACCACCGACGCCTTTCGATACCGCGTATGGTGCTAGTCTTTTGCCATCTCACTTGCTAATGGGATCGCCGTTTGTTTCATCGCCTAATATGCAAGGTGGCTATAGTCCTGCAAGATCATCTAATTTTAAGAGGAAGGCTTATTCGAGGCCCGTTTCTAATCACAACAATTACAACGGCAACAACAATAGTAAccaaaataacaataataatggaATGGTCACTCCTTCAAACTATTATAGAATAGAGAGAAATTCTTTCTCCAGAAATAACAACAGTACGAGAAATTCCACTCACAACAATAAGGGGTGCGACAACAGGAACAGCagtggaagaagaacatCCACAAGGAACAACATTTTTGACGACATAAGTTCAGAATTACTTTTACAAAGACCATTTCGTATTAATTACAAGATTCTACCGACTGGTGATGATGCTTATAGAACTAGGTCTCTGCTTATTGAAAATGTGGATCGCTCTACTGATTTGCACTCTATAGTAAAGAACTTCGTCAAATCCAATACTTTAGAAAGTACCTATATAATTGGCAACGAAAAAAGtgatgatttgaaagatgAACAGACAAGCAACCTCTCCATTTTGATAAGCTTCCTGACTAGAAGCGACTGCTTGAATTTTTACAATAATATTCTACAAAGGTTGTCCGAGTTCaaaacatttttgaaatctgAATCACttaatttgaaatttgtcTGCCTGAACTATGATTTTAAATGTCTCTCTAcatttattgaagatgacgcaTTAACGGAAAATGTTGAGCAAATTGATATCACTAATGACTCGTCAATGATAAGCGCCTCTCTGCACCATGATTTAGAGAACAAGGATGCTACAAGATCAATTATAGTCGAATTTAAAAGCCCCTTAAAAAGTACCGAACTATTCAACAAGAAACTGCAATTCCTAGACAGATCAAATAATAAGAGGTATATTTTAGAATCTATTGATATAGTCAACACAGATGTACCTTCAAATCAATTTCCTGAAAACTATGCTGTTTTGACATTTCTGAACATCTTTATGGCAATCGAAGTTCTTGattacttgaaaaaatactcaaaaaaattaggAATCTCCAAATGTTTTTATGTGTCTCTAGCGCCGTTAGTAATCAGCTCGACCAGATCTTCAGTCGCTAATATTTATGAAATTAAAACGAGCACACATCGGTTATCAGTGCCTTCTGTTCCAGTTGAGAAcaacaatgataataacaatagCAATAACCACAAAAGCAACATCAGTGATGCCAACACACACAACAGTAATAATAGCACTAGAGCTTCCCTATACGGAAACTCTAATGTAAGCTTAGCCAGTTTGCCATCATCTGTCTCCTTAAACGAAGAGATTGACATTCTTACTACAAAACTTCAAGGAATACAACTTGATGGAACTGATTTAgaaatcaactatcatgACTATCAAACACCAACTGTTCATGAACATTCTACTCACTTGAGTAATgtcaaaatttccaaaaccGTAGAAAACTCTAGGCAGTTCCCCCACGATATCCCATCGCCTTTGCCACTGAATGAACGGATGTTTATGAATGATTCTAATCACTCTAATGGATCCATAGTACCTCAACAGTTGATGGCCACGCCTTCTCCGGTATCTTCTACTATCCAGATGAACCAAAGAGTGCTACCAAACCCAATAACACAAAGTTTGGAGCAAAATTTTAACGTTTCAGCTAAAGTGGCATCATCTATGGGCTCAGATGTTGGCAATAGAACGATTTATATAGGAAATATCAATCCAAGATCAAGAGCGGAGGATATCTGTAATGTCGTCCGAGGAGGGATCCTTCAGAGCATTAAATACATGCcagagaaaagaatatgctTTGTTACTTTCATAGAAGCTCCTTCTGCTGTACAATTTTATGCGAACTCTTTTATTGATCCAATAGTATTACATGGTAATATGCTAAGAGTAGGGTGGGGACATTATTCCGGTCCGTTACCAAAATCAATATCCTTGGCTGTTACAATCGGAGCAAGTAGAAATGTCTACGTAAGTTTGCCCGAGTTTGCCTTCAAGGAAAAGTTTATTCACGACCCTCAGTACAAAAAATTGCACGAAACATTATCTTTACCAGATGCGGAACAATTAAGAGAAGATTTCAGTACCTATGGTGACATTGAGCAAATTAATTATTTGAGTGATAGTCATTGCTGTTGGATAAACTTTATGAATATATCGTCTGCGATCAGtcttgttgaagaaatgaataaGGAATCCACGGCACATAATGAAGACGGTGAAATGACACACAAAACGGcgactgaaaaaaaattcggTGGCCGCTATGAAGGGCTTTTGATAAACTACGGTAAAGATCGTTGTGGtaatataaacaaaaatctGGTAGCAGGTAAAAATTCAAGGTTTTATAAGAAAGTTAAAAGGCCAAGCTATAATATACGTTTGAGTAAACtggaagaaagaaggagaCAGAATGAAAACGATAAGAAGGAGAGAGCATTTGACAAAGCTTTAAACCTAGAGTCACTAGGAATAAGTCTGGACTCACACAAGGACATTGGTATTGGtgaaatagaaaacaaaaattgtATTGGGCGCGAGATCGAGAATGAGGCGGAGGCTGTAAATAGGAGTAATGAAACCGTAGGTATAGGTGGACTAGGCCTTGGAGTAGCAAGCTCCGAGGTGAACCGTGCGGCCTCAGATGAAACCGATTATGAAGACCTATTTAACAAATCCTCTGGGTCTTCCGATTCGTCATCAGATATAGAAGTCATAATGCACTCCCCAAGCGACCCTGAATATGCTTTAAAATCGCAGACTTTGAGAAGTTCAAGCCAGACCGTTATTAATAGTAAGAGGCCAGTGAAAGcagaagatgaggaagatgCTGTAGAAATATCCCAGTTCAACCATAAATCATCACTAAGACACGCTCCACCAAGGGCTCCATCAACCTTGTCCTATAATCGCTCGAAAAAGAACGAAACTCCAATTCGTGACATTGTGCCAAATGGTGAAACAACGAGtaacagaaaaaagaatagagGTTCTTTTCCGAGGCATAGAACGATACCAGGATCCGATGTCATGGCGCAATATCTTGCACAAGTACAGCATTCGACGTTTATGTATGCTGCTAATATTCTGGGTGCTTCTGCGGAAGACAACACACATACTGAGGAGTAA
- the NGL3 gene encoding 3'-5' poly(A) RNA exonuclease (similar to Saccharomyces cerevisiae NGL3 (YML118W) and NGL2 (YMR285C); ancestral locus Anc_8.850), with protein MNGQIEHATSTAHKEFFSTSNISSSSEDDITHKKIPADQSTIDHIKKIREERAERRQRCRNSLISQGKDPDFPTPDLQFIERPLLHISSEKNANDFKSSFIQATSSSLDIKIMTYNTLAQTLIRRDFFPQSGSALKWHKRSKVLVHELKTYTPDIVSLQEVDYNELKFWRENFHKLGFDLSFRRNGGKTHGLLVAWNNEKFQLDNEWMLDYDQILAGNVISARTRTKNIALIVSLRFKDTRNASTNGIVVANTHLFWHPFGVFERLRQSYLVLQKIQEIKDFPKYHGWHSLLMGDFNTEPEEPPYLAITSKPLTLTGSTRAMVECSLAYRYSKKRNGEESDQDDEDYDENSRGERNLNQPKNPKPKHFAATKEEKDLVNQLITLHNSLHVKGISLYGLGYGKVHPENANEGHGEPELSNWANTWCGLLDYIFYIESDDNNSAQQEKSLNVFEENNGVNVIGYLRMPCKQEMPKHSQPFEGEYASDHISLMCQIRLFWREDHT; from the coding sequence ATGAATGGTCAAATAGAACACGCAACATCCACAGCACACAAGGAGTTTTTCTCTACTTCTAACATCAGTTCTTCAAGTGAGGATGACATAacacataaaaaaatcCCCGCAGATCAATCAACTATAGACCACATCAAAAAGATCAGAGAAGAACGTGCTGAAAGAAGACAGAGGTGCAGGAACAGCCTAATATCCCAAGGAAAAGATCCTGATTTCCCAACTCCTGATTTGCAATTCATTGAAAGACCCCTCCTCCATATCAGctctgaaaaaaatgctaatgatttcaaatcatcattCATACAGGCTACCTCGAGTTCATTGGATATTAAAATAATGACCTATAATACACTAGCACAAACTTTGATTAGAagagatttttttccacaAAGTGGATCCGCCTTAAAGTGGCATAAAAGATCTAAAGTTTTAGTACACGAATTAAAAACATACACACCTGATATTGTATCGTTGCAGGAGGTAGATTATAATGAATTAAAGTTCTGGCGGGAGAATTTTCATAAATTGGGGTTTGATTTATCTTTTAGAAGGAATGGAGGAAAAACTCATGGACTACTGGTTGCATggaacaatgaaaaattccagCTAGACAATGAGTGGATGCTAGACTACGATCAAATCCTAGCCGGGAATGTTATTTCTGCAAGAACAAGGACTAAAAATATTGCTCTTATTGTTTCATTACGTTTCAAGGACACAAGAAATGCATCAACTAATGGAATTGTTGTAGCTAACACACATCTATTTTGGCATCCTTTTGGggtttttgaaagattgaGACAATCTTACTTGGTCCTTCAAAAGATTCAggaaatcaaagattttCCGAAATATCATGGCTGGCACAGCCTATTGATGGGCGATTTTAACACCGAACCAGAAGAACCGCCGTATCTGGCCATAACGAGTAAGCCACTAACACTAACTGGTTCAACAAGAGCTATGGTGGAATGCTCACTAGCGTATCGATATTCTAAAAAGAGGAATGGTGAAGAAAGTGAccaagatgatgaagactACGATGAAAATTCTAGGGGTGAAAGGAACTTAAACCAACCAAAAAACCCTAAGCCTAAACACTTTGCGGCGacaaaggaagaaaaggacCTGGTAAATCAATTAATTACATTGCATAATTCTCTCCATGTTAAAGGAATATCCTTATATGGCCTTGGCTACGGCAAAGTGCACCCTGAGAATGCTAACGAAGGCCATGGTGAACCAGAACTTTCGAACTGGGCCAACACATGGTGCGGATTATTAGACTACATATTCTATATTGAGAGTGATGACAACAATAGTGCACAGCAAGAGAAATCTCTAAAcgtctttgaagaaaataacgGTGTGAACGTAATTGGGTACCTAAGGATGCCCTGTAAACAAGAGATGCCTAAACACTCTCAACCCTTTGAGGGAGAATACGCTAGCGATCACATTTCCCTAATGTGCCAAATACGCTTGTTTTGGAGGGAAGATCATACATAG
- the SMKI13G0140 gene encoding uncharacterized protein (similar to Saccharomyces cerevisiae YML119W; ancestral locus Anc_8.852), protein MSQSPSVSPRRTLNNKSSYISNGGGLALPPSELKLNQQPILGFQQKATFDSNQQFFYYPESPTKNLRPRFNSTSQINKGFNENRYAGCNNNGNRSSRYANTTGAANVGASSHPHHQSVSHLNTKSLKFNQTKEVNSIKDITFPPRTCTIKRYFTSPIDLSGARKNTSTAPALTNSPIKSKANFNIRKYILPRSVITTYKLSSPVYETIDDISKKVIILLISLKFEKNYHFWQPIQLSVNKKTRISKTLDELCEEQLASTFQQQSQLQNNVKSLKNPSNTNAKQRTGASVALAANESFELSFDGKAMDRSDIFRMVDSFSIAISDDDDDDDDEEDDFQQRSESNRILPAEILSNEPLE, encoded by the coding sequence ATGAGCCAAAGTCCATCGGTGTCGCCAAGAAGGACTCTGAACAACAAATCATCGTATATAAGCAATGGCGGCGGGCTGGCCCTGCCTCCTTCGGAACTTAAGCTGAACCAGCAACCGATCTTGGGCTTTCAACAAAAGGCGACTTTCGATTCTAATCAACAGTTCTTCTACTATCCAGAGTCACCTACGAAGAACCTTAGACCAAGGTTTAACAGCACCTCGCAGATTAACAAGGGATTCAACGAAAACCGCTATGCTGGATGTAACAACAATGGTAACAGGTCTTCTAGATATGCAAATACGACTGGTGCTGCAAATGTTGGTGCCAGTTCTCATCCGCATCACCAATCAGTGTCTCACTTAAATACCAAATCGCTTAAGTTCAATCAAACAAAGGAAGTGAACAGCATAAAAGATATCACATTTCCTCCCCGAACGTGTACTATAAAGAGGTATTTCACCAGCCCAATAGATTTATCTGgtgcaagaaaaaatactagCACGGCACCTGCATTGACCAACTCCCCTATAAAATCAAAGGcaaatttcaatatcagGAAATACATCTTGCCTAGATCCGTCATTACTACATATAAGTTGTCGTCGCCAGTGTACGAGACGATAGACGATATATCGAAAAAAGTTATAATCTTATTGATTTCATTGAAGTTTGAGAAGAACTATCATTTTTGGCAACCCATTCAATTGTCCGTCAATAAAAAGACACGGATCTCAAAGACACTGGATGAACTGTGCGAGGAACAGCTGGCATCAACGTTCCAACAACAAAGTCAGCTGCAAAATAATGTTAAGTCCCTCAAGAATCCTTCCAATACCAATGCAAAGCAAAGAACTGGCGCTAGCGTTGCTCTAGCCGCTAATGAGAGTTTTGAATTGAGTTTTGACGGGAAGGCAATGGATAGATCTGATATATTCCGAATGGTGGATTCTTTTAGCATCGCCATTTCagatgacgatgacgatgacgatgatgaagaggatgaCTTTCAGCAGAGAAGCGAAAGCAACAGAATTCTACCAGCAGAGATATTAAGTAACGAACCTTTGGAATAG